One window of the Posidoniimonas polymericola genome contains the following:
- a CDS encoding ATPase, T2SS/T4P/T4SS family, with protein sequence MLRLSLPGTLGVLAPAVLAILLLGPAHCFGQVGLGDVLGAQAAGQELEGQNARRAANAAADQGAIDAPEAPDAPENPESTDAPVPVSGNRPAASGPTYTDSDGLQRGRAEGLQDKWGDSHAMYRDTRPFVSWLKLLPVLLLYLIWIRTCDWVNRASQIHKLGYALWNGIVVGCGLIGLLVVILLPIYAAGISVYALLVLGPFIAFAIAHNRSVQQHQKVFTKDWWQYTMATLANKFGAKIDVEKKADYEKGPPVDLIAKGGIDDRANQANLMTARLSPGYVLVKELIADMTKRRSDRVLLDYGQEAVGVRHYIDGVWDVGEPRDRESGDVMLAVMKQLADMDVKERVKKQSGKFAAKYNGADFTCPIISQGVKTGERVMVSLQSSNSKPLNSFAELGMRDKLSQPWADALQQSEGLLLVSAMPEGGLTTLVDVSLLETDRLMRDVFSIEEKSDPQREIENIAPHFYDTAAGESPATLMPKLIRKYPDFYIVRDFENPESAKELIEQANSGKLVLTTTRAKDAPEAMLRVLQKKAPHKEFCQAISAVLNTRLIRVLCPECKVGYEPAPALLQKLKIPAAKAERLYRPPTAEEQNKPCPKCSGSGYFGRTGLFELLIVDDQVREVLRKQPKLENVRKAARDAGMRTLQEEGILLIVKGTTSLNELQRVLKQ encoded by the coding sequence GTGCTCCGACTATCCCTCCCCGGGACCCTTGGGGTCCTTGCGCCGGCCGTGCTGGCGATTTTGCTGCTTGGTCCTGCTCATTGTTTCGGACAGGTTGGCCTCGGCGACGTGCTTGGCGCCCAAGCGGCTGGGCAGGAGCTCGAGGGGCAGAACGCTCGGCGGGCGGCCAACGCCGCCGCCGACCAGGGAGCTATTGACGCCCCCGAGGCGCCCGACGCTCCGGAAAACCCAGAGTCGACCGACGCCCCGGTGCCCGTGTCGGGCAACCGCCCCGCGGCGAGCGGCCCGACCTACACCGACTCGGACGGCCTGCAGCGGGGCCGCGCCGAGGGGCTGCAGGACAAGTGGGGCGACTCGCACGCCATGTACCGCGACACCCGGCCGTTTGTGTCGTGGCTCAAGCTGCTGCCGGTGCTGCTGCTGTACCTGATCTGGATCCGCACCTGTGACTGGGTGAACCGGGCGTCACAGATCCATAAGCTGGGCTACGCCCTGTGGAACGGCATCGTCGTGGGCTGCGGGTTGATTGGCCTACTGGTGGTCATCCTGCTGCCAATCTACGCCGCCGGCATCAGCGTCTACGCCCTGCTCGTCCTGGGGCCGTTTATCGCGTTTGCAATCGCCCACAACCGCTCGGTCCAGCAGCACCAGAAGGTCTTCACGAAGGATTGGTGGCAGTACACCATGGCGACCCTGGCGAACAAATTCGGGGCCAAGATCGACGTGGAAAAGAAGGCCGACTACGAGAAGGGCCCGCCGGTCGACCTGATCGCCAAGGGGGGTATAGACGACCGCGCCAACCAGGCCAACCTGATGACCGCCCGGCTCTCGCCAGGCTACGTGCTGGTCAAGGAGCTGATCGCCGACATGACCAAGCGCCGCAGCGACCGCGTGCTGCTCGACTACGGCCAGGAGGCGGTCGGCGTGCGGCACTACATCGACGGCGTCTGGGACGTCGGCGAGCCACGCGACCGCGAGTCCGGCGACGTCATGCTGGCCGTCATGAAGCAGCTCGCCGACATGGACGTCAAAGAGCGGGTCAAGAAGCAGTCCGGCAAGTTCGCCGCCAAGTACAACGGGGCCGATTTTACCTGCCCGATCATCAGCCAGGGCGTCAAGACCGGCGAGCGGGTGATGGTCTCGCTGCAAAGCTCCAACTCGAAGCCGCTGAACTCCTTCGCCGAGCTCGGGATGCGGGACAAGCTGTCCCAGCCGTGGGCCGACGCCCTGCAGCAGAGCGAGGGGCTGCTGCTGGTCTCCGCAATGCCCGAGGGCGGCCTCACCACGCTGGTGGACGTCTCGCTGCTGGAGACCGACCGGCTCATGCGGGACGTGTTCTCGATCGAGGAGAAGTCCGACCCGCAGCGGGAAATCGAGAACATCGCCCCGCACTTCTACGACACAGCGGCCGGCGAATCCCCCGCCACGCTGATGCCCAAGCTGATCCGCAAGTACCCCGACTTCTACATCGTGCGGGACTTCGAGAACCCGGAGTCGGCCAAGGAGCTGATCGAGCAGGCCAACAGCGGCAAGCTGGTGCTCACCACCACCCGTGCAAAGGACGCCCCCGAGGCGATGCTACGGGTGCTGCAGAAGAAGGCCCCGCACAAGGAATTCTGCCAGGCGATCTCGGCGGTCCTCAACACGCGTCTGATCCGGGTGCTCTGCCCCGAGTGCAAGGTCGGCTACGAGCCGGCCCCGGCCCTGCTGCAGAAGCTGAAGATCCCGGCCGCCAAGGCCGAGCGGCTGTACCGCCCGCCGACCGCGGAAGAGCAGAACAAGCCGTGCCCCAAGTGCTCGGGAAGCGGCTACTTCGGCCGCACCGGTTTGTTCGAGCTGCTGATCGTCGACGATCAGGTCCGCGAGGTGCTCCGCAAGCAGCCCAAGCTGGAGAACGTCCGCAAGGCGGCCCGGGACGCCGGCATGCGGACACTCCAGGAAGAGGGCATCCTGCTGATCGTCAAAGGCACGACCTCGCTCAACGAGCTGCAGCGGGTGCTGAAGCAGTAA
- a CDS encoding type IV pilus twitching motility protein PilT — protein MASVAEAVKSGLIPNTADLEVNKLFRACVKQEASDLHLKVGKPPMMRVGGTLRALNSPAIRDEEMLHLLYPLMNDRSRKIFERDGGADFAHTVNVDGVDWRFRVNLLQQLGHMGLVARRVNNFIPDFEGLYLPGSVEHLCKFDQGMVLLAGVTGSGKSTTIGSMLNWINRHYRKHILTLEDPIEFVFTEDKCLVNQREIGLDVIDFEIGMKHAVRQDPDIILVGEMRDKETFMTAIHAAETGHLVFGTIHASSASTTIGRILDLFPQDMHPALRSAIAFNMKGIVAQKLLKSIKPGVSRVPTVEIMTFTPLIRKLVLEEEDAKLGDAIRIGAEDGMQNFTQSLKGLVDAELIDRTVAMEVAPDPEQLKMALKGIDVSQGGIL, from the coding sequence ATGGCGAGTGTCGCCGAGGCCGTCAAGAGCGGACTGATCCCCAACACGGCGGATCTGGAGGTAAACAAGCTGTTCCGCGCCTGCGTCAAGCAGGAGGCTTCGGACCTGCACCTGAAGGTCGGCAAACCGCCGATGATGCGGGTCGGCGGCACGCTGCGGGCGCTCAACTCGCCCGCCATCCGCGACGAGGAGATGCTGCACCTCCTCTACCCGCTGATGAACGACCGCAGCCGCAAGATCTTCGAGCGGGACGGCGGCGCCGACTTCGCCCACACCGTCAACGTCGACGGCGTCGACTGGCGGTTCCGCGTCAACCTGCTGCAGCAGCTCGGCCACATGGGCCTGGTCGCGCGGCGGGTCAACAACTTCATCCCGGACTTCGAGGGCCTGTACCTGCCCGGCTCGGTCGAGCACCTCTGCAAGTTCGACCAGGGCATGGTGCTGCTGGCGGGGGTTACGGGTTCCGGCAAGAGCACGACCATCGGCTCGATGCTCAACTGGATCAACCGGCACTACCGCAAGCACATCCTGACGCTGGAAGACCCGATTGAATTTGTGTTCACCGAGGACAAGTGCCTCGTGAATCAACGCGAAATCGGCCTGGACGTAATCGACTTCGAGATCGGCATGAAGCACGCCGTCCGCCAGGACCCGGACATCATCCTGGTCGGCGAGATGCGTGACAAAGAGACCTTCATGACCGCCATCCACGCGGCCGAAACGGGCCACCTGGTGTTCGGGACGATCCACGCCTCGAGCGCGTCGACCACCATCGGCCGTATCCTCGACCTCTTCCCGCAGGACATGCACCCCGCCCTGCGGAGCGCGATCGCGTTCAACATGAAGGGGATTGTCGCCCAGAAGCTCCTCAAGAGCATCAAGCCGGGCGTCAGCCGGGTGCCGACGGTCGAGATCATGACCTTCACGCCGCTGATCCGCAAACTGGTGCTCGAGGAAGAGGACGCCAAGCTCGGTGACGCCATCCGGATCGGCGCCGAGGACGGCATGCAAAACTTCACCCAAAGCCTCAAGGGCCTGGTCGACGCCGAGCTGATCGACCGCACGGTCGCGATGGAAGTCGCCCCCGATCCCGAGCAATTGAAAATGGCCCTCAAGGGAATCGACGTGTCCCAGGGCGGTATCCTCTGA
- a CDS encoding MFS transporter — protein MPRLIALYREAYSGLPRAVWLLAALIFVNRCGTMVLPFLAIYLKKVHGVDPALAIQFLAIYGLGGVAGAYLGGWLTERVGAMRVVLGSLLLSAPAYAALAACTQTTQFGAVLLYLSIAAETIRPAIATATSDHAPPELLSRAFALNRLAMNLGMSIGPAVGGYLAHAGLWPLLFSINGVFVLLSAVVTLTAFDLSGPAAATPESPRRTSLGGPFADRPFLMFLLLQSAAGLVFFQIISTLPMYLAEQYGLGEDQIGTIFVVNTALIVVFEMILTEKLRRLPPLRVVAVGTLLFCLGFGCSPFGGGFAWAVALAVVWTAGEMLNAPFGMTHVARRSSGRNRGAYMGLNSVSHATAFVGAPLVGGLLYQIDPRLPWWCCLGMAALLPPAFWALSAWAAPPAADRHGEPGQAA, from the coding sequence ATGCCCCGCCTGATTGCCCTCTACCGCGAAGCGTACAGCGGCCTGCCCCGCGCGGTCTGGCTGCTGGCTGCGCTGATCTTTGTTAACCGCTGCGGCACGATGGTGCTGCCGTTCCTGGCGATCTACCTCAAGAAGGTGCACGGCGTCGACCCTGCGTTGGCTATCCAGTTCCTGGCGATCTACGGCCTGGGAGGAGTCGCGGGCGCGTACCTTGGGGGGTGGCTCACCGAGCGGGTTGGTGCGATGCGGGTGGTGCTGGGCTCGCTGCTGCTGAGCGCGCCGGCCTACGCCGCGCTGGCGGCCTGCACCCAGACCACGCAGTTCGGCGCGGTGCTGCTGTACCTGAGCATCGCCGCAGAGACCATCCGCCCGGCGATCGCCACCGCGACCTCCGACCACGCCCCGCCTGAGCTGCTGTCGCGGGCGTTCGCGTTGAACCGGCTGGCGATGAACCTGGGGATGTCGATCGGGCCGGCGGTGGGCGGCTACCTGGCGCACGCCGGACTGTGGCCGCTGCTGTTCTCGATTAACGGCGTGTTTGTGCTGTTGTCGGCGGTGGTGACTCTCACGGCCTTCGACCTGTCCGGCCCCGCCGCGGCGACCCCCGAGAGCCCCCGCCGGACTTCGCTAGGCGGCCCATTCGCCGACCGTCCGTTCCTGATGTTCCTGCTGCTGCAGTCGGCCGCTGGGCTGGTGTTCTTCCAGATCATCAGCACGCTGCCGATGTACCTGGCCGAGCAGTACGGCCTGGGCGAGGACCAGATCGGCACGATCTTTGTCGTCAACACGGCGCTGATTGTCGTGTTCGAGATGATCCTGACCGAGAAGCTCCGCCGGCTGCCGCCGCTGCGGGTCGTGGCGGTCGGCACGCTGCTGTTCTGCCTGGGGTTTGGCTGCTCGCCGTTCGGCGGCGGTTTCGCCTGGGCGGTGGCGTTGGCGGTGGTGTGGACCGCCGGCGAGATGCTCAACGCCCCGTTCGGCATGACGCACGTCGCCCGGCGGTCGAGTGGCCGCAACCGAGGGGCCTACATGGGGCTGAACTCGGTGTCGCACGCCACCGCGTTCGTGGGGGCCCCGCTGGTCGGTGGACTCCTGTACCAGATCGACCCGCGGCTGCCGTGGTGGTGCTGCCTGGGGATGGCGGCCCTGCTGCCACCGGCATTCTGGGCGCTGAGCGCCTGGGCGGCGCCGCCCGCCGCCGACCGCCACGGCGAGCCCGGGCAGGCCGCCTGA
- the hisF gene encoding imidazole glycerol phosphate synthase subunit HisF, whose protein sequence is MLAKRVIPCLDVDRGRVVKGTNFVNLVDAGDPVEVAKRYESEGADELVFLDITASHESRDITADMVRHVAEVVFMPFTVGGGIRTLEDARRLIQAGAEKVSINSAAVKTPEVVTEIARAFGSCATVVNIDPKRVQRDGREFWDVHINGGRLPTGLEAVAWAKEVERLGAGEIVLTCMDRDGTKDGYDLEITRAVSEAVGIPVVASGGAGGPQHLAEVVTAGKADAALAASIFHFGEYTIEETKRVMREYGAPVRL, encoded by the coding sequence ATGCTCGCCAAACGCGTTATCCCGTGCCTGGACGTCGACCGTGGTCGCGTCGTGAAGGGGACCAACTTCGTCAACCTGGTCGACGCCGGAGACCCGGTCGAGGTCGCCAAGCGGTACGAGTCCGAGGGCGCCGACGAGCTGGTGTTTCTCGACATCACCGCCAGCCACGAGAGCCGCGACATCACCGCCGACATGGTCCGCCACGTGGCCGAGGTGGTGTTCATGCCGTTCACGGTTGGCGGCGGCATCCGCACCCTCGAGGACGCGCGGCGGCTGATCCAGGCGGGCGCCGAGAAGGTCAGCATCAACTCCGCCGCGGTCAAGACGCCCGAGGTCGTGACCGAGATCGCCCGCGCGTTTGGCAGCTGCGCGACCGTCGTGAACATCGACCCCAAGCGGGTCCAGCGGGACGGCCGCGAGTTCTGGGACGTGCACATCAACGGCGGCCGGCTGCCGACCGGTCTCGAGGCGGTCGCCTGGGCCAAGGAGGTTGAGCGGCTCGGCGCCGGCGAGATCGTGCTCACCTGCATGGACCGCGACGGCACCAAGGACGGCTACGACCTCGAGATCACCCGCGCCGTCAGCGAAGCGGTCGGCATCCCGGTGGTCGCCTCGGGCGGAGCCGGCGGCCCCCAGCACCTGGCTGAGGTGGTCACTGCCGGCAAGGCCGACGCCGCCCTGGCGGCTAGCATTTTCCACTTTGGTGAGTACACCATCGAGGAGACCAAGCGGGTGATGCGGGAGTACGGCGCGCCGGTCCGGCTGTAG
- a CDS encoding thiol-disulfide oxidoreductase DCC family protein gives MQHQPATTEVEVFYDGDCPLCRREIDMLRRWDKQEKIEFTDIAAAGFDPAPLGVDMATLMAEIHGRLPDGKLIRGVEVFRRLYAATGWGTAVAVTRWPGVRQLLDLSYRFFARYRLRLTGRCSAGECQLGE, from the coding sequence ATGCAGCACCAACCCGCCACGACTGAGGTCGAAGTCTTCTACGACGGCGACTGCCCGCTCTGCCGGCGGGAGATCGACATGCTGCGTCGCTGGGACAAGCAGGAGAAGATCGAGTTCACCGACATCGCGGCCGCCGGCTTCGACCCCGCGCCGCTGGGCGTCGACATGGCTACGCTGATGGCCGAGATCCACGGCCGCCTGCCCGACGGCAAACTAATCCGTGGCGTCGAGGTGTTCCGGCGGCTGTACGCCGCTACTGGCTGGGGGACAGCGGTCGCGGTGACCCGTTGGCCGGGCGTGCGGCAGCTGCTCGACCTTTCGTACCGCTTCTTCGCCCGCTACCGGCTGAGGCTCACCGGGCGGTGCTCCGCCGGCGAGTGCCAATTGGGCGAGTAG
- a CDS encoding cytochrome P450: MALNSAAHNSTSSSGSCRSSHPPGPANYNRWLGLTWRHVASLWRQPLQYPLEVAHQHGGLSSFLLLSKRVYIVNHPRVLHEFMVHRRADFVKAPWQTRVMRQVLGDGLLLSEGELWLRQRRLIQQAFRGGAMDRYAQITVEETERSIDAWRSTPRIDLVDEMTALTMSLSIRSTVGCRPEGRDCPSPAELAEAVIEGADILKLDMENPLSPPDWAPLPSRRRKREVIGVINRYVAQAIADRRAAPTAHDDLLALLLRSVDVEGDGLGMSERLARDEVVTMLLAGSHASSATLGWFWKLVLGKPDVHRRLVEEVDQVLGGRRATIDDLPRLAYVRQTLQETLRLFPSAWVLFCRQAVRSTTLDGYRLRRGAWVFAYPFATHRDPRFFADPLRFDPERFSPERTAEMVDGAYFPFGHGPRNCIGQHMAMLQLTLIVATVLQRLRLEPTSGCDDLAIRRELSIRPATPCVVAPRVRAAAGEVVVGWAAATASSGGGSKP; this comes from the coding sequence ATGGCGCTCAATTCTGCGGCTCACAATTCCACATCGTCCAGCGGTTCGTGCCGTTCGTCGCACCCGCCCGGCCCCGCCAACTACAACCGCTGGCTCGGTCTTACCTGGCGGCACGTGGCTTCGTTGTGGCGACAGCCGCTGCAGTACCCGCTGGAGGTCGCGCACCAGCACGGCGGCCTGAGCAGCTTCCTGCTGCTTTCTAAGCGGGTCTACATCGTTAACCACCCGCGGGTGCTGCACGAGTTCATGGTCCACCGTCGCGCAGACTTCGTGAAGGCCCCTTGGCAGACCCGCGTCATGCGTCAGGTGCTGGGGGATGGCCTGCTGCTCAGCGAGGGCGAGCTCTGGCTCCGCCAACGCCGACTCATCCAGCAGGCGTTCCGCGGCGGGGCGATGGACCGCTACGCCCAGATCACGGTCGAAGAGACCGAACGCAGCATCGACGCCTGGCGTAGCACGCCGCGGATCGATCTGGTCGACGAGATGACCGCCCTGACGATGTCGCTGTCGATCCGCTCGACTGTTGGCTGTCGGCCTGAAGGGCGCGACTGCCCGTCCCCCGCGGAGCTGGCCGAGGCCGTGATCGAGGGCGCCGACATCCTCAAGCTCGACATGGAGAACCCCCTCTCTCCGCCGGACTGGGCCCCGCTGCCGAGCCGCCGCCGCAAGCGGGAGGTGATCGGCGTGATCAACCGCTACGTCGCCCAGGCGATCGCCGACCGGCGGGCCGCCCCCACCGCGCACGACGACCTGCTCGCCCTGCTGCTCAGGTCGGTCGACGTCGAAGGGGACGGACTCGGCATGAGCGAGCGGCTCGCCCGCGACGAGGTCGTCACGATGCTGCTGGCCGGCAGTCACGCCTCGAGCGCGACGCTCGGCTGGTTTTGGAAGCTCGTGCTCGGGAAGCCCGACGTGCACCGCAGGCTTGTTGAAGAAGTTGACCAGGTGCTCGGCGGCCGGCGGGCGACGATCGACGACCTGCCGCGGCTGGCCTACGTCCGCCAGACGCTGCAGGAGACGCTCCGCTTGTTCCCGTCGGCTTGGGTGCTGTTCTGCCGCCAGGCGGTCCGGTCGACCACGCTCGACGGCTACCGCCTGCGCCGCGGTGCATGGGTGTTCGCTTACCCGTTCGCCACGCACCGCGACCCGCGGTTCTTTGCCGACCCGCTGCGGTTTGATCCCGAGCGGTTCTCGCCCGAGCGGACGGCCGAGATGGTCGATGGGGCGTACTTTCCGTTCGGGCACGGCCCGCGGAACTGCATCGGCCAGCACATGGCGATGCTGCAGCTGACGCTCATCGTGGCGACCGTGCTGCAGCGGCTGCGGCTTGAGCCGACCTCGGGCTGCGACGACCTGGCCATCCGCCGCGAGCTGTCGATCAGGCCCGCCACGCCCTGCGTGGTCGCGCCGCGGGTGCGGGCGGCGGCCGGCGAGGTGGTTGTGGGCTGGGCCGCGGCTACAGCCAGTTCCGGCGGCGGAAGTAAACCGTGA
- a CDS encoding magnesium transporter CorA family protein yields MSIRCFRFLPDGTVETRDALPARLPDDGANPSVWWFDLWAPTPEQVQSLSDLMSLESHTIEELSEDDGRANIDYFEDYAGLLLYGMLGAEESDQPRPRMINLICTAQAVATVHAQSIGSIEYLVGRVTRIAPQVSKKGVGHLLFLHLDKMVDNSMMLAKRYEQELEVLEDRSVDIDCEDDLLEDLADVRRRVLDLWQVQVAQREVLIELCDNELDHLSDEGRRRLEHVRDHMTSSLEIVEILRGMVGEVRENYRTTISLRSADAMNKLTVFAGLMLPVSVIAGIYGMNVPLWPDPSRPGTFWVVIGSMAGVMAALTVYFRRRNWL; encoded by the coding sequence ATGAGCATCCGCTGCTTCCGCTTCCTCCCCGACGGGACCGTCGAGACGCGGGACGCGCTCCCCGCGCGGCTGCCCGACGACGGCGCCAACCCGTCGGTCTGGTGGTTCGATCTCTGGGCTCCAACCCCGGAGCAGGTCCAGTCGCTCTCTGACCTGATGAGCCTCGAGAGCCACACGATCGAGGAGCTGAGCGAGGACGACGGCCGGGCCAACATCGACTACTTCGAAGACTACGCCGGCCTGCTGCTGTACGGCATGCTCGGCGCCGAAGAGAGCGACCAGCCGCGTCCCCGCATGATCAACCTGATCTGCACCGCCCAGGCGGTGGCGACCGTACACGCCCAGTCGATCGGGTCGATCGAGTACCTCGTCGGGCGCGTCACGAGGATCGCCCCCCAGGTCAGCAAGAAGGGCGTGGGGCACCTGCTGTTCCTGCACCTCGACAAGATGGTCGACAACAGCATGATGCTCGCCAAGCGTTACGAGCAAGAGCTTGAGGTGCTCGAGGACCGCTCGGTCGACATCGACTGTGAAGACGACCTGCTCGAGGACCTGGCCGACGTCCGCCGTCGGGTGCTCGACCTGTGGCAGGTGCAGGTGGCCCAGCGCGAGGTGCTGATCGAGTTGTGCGACAACGAACTCGACCACCTCTCGGACGAGGGCCGGCGGCGGCTCGAGCACGTGCGAGACCACATGACCTCGTCGCTGGAGATTGTCGAGATCCTCCGCGGCATGGTGGGCGAGGTCCGCGAGAACTACCGGACCACGATTTCGCTCCGCAGCGCCGACGCGATGAACAAGCTGACCGTGTTTGCCGGGCTGATGCTGCCGGTGTCGGTCATCGCGGGCATCTACGGCATGAACGTCCCGCTGTGGCCCGACCCGTCACGGCCCGGCACATTCTGGGTCGTGATCGGCTCGATGGCGGGCGTGATGGCCGCGCTCACGGTTTACTTCCGCCGCCGGAACTGGCTGTAG
- a CDS encoding TonB-dependent receptor plug domain-containing protein, giving the protein MLSTTPSLRALVLSLIVAMASSASGQSPPDPSDIGGAAPSADSSDDLLNLDLEQLSNTSVSVAVESFDETVTSVTRQESTVGMSPAAVYVITNDMIRRSGVRSIPEALRLVPGVNVAKIDSNKWAISIRGFNDQYTNKLLVQIDGRSVYSPLFGGVYWDVQDLLLEDVERIEVVRGPGATVWGSNAVNGVINVITKQAADTTGAYAIAGGGTYEEGFAGARLGGVTADGDLHWRAWGKWFERDYGYRPDVFVNDEWSQGRGGFRMDWTPTRSDTFTFQGDYYEQVYSDAIAFGPTVVPNRDSTTSGGNLLARWSRQTSDDSGWSVQFYWDRTNRLDLYAHQQIDTLDFDFQHNYRWGDWQSMVWGVGYREISDKLLSPPGSTTSYQPPTLSYGLPSAFAQNQTELAEDRLFLTLGVKLEDNYFSGVQVQPSVRLLLAIDQQRALWGAVSRAVRTPTRSEDAVTVSLPSLVFTGNRDLKAEDLMAYELGYRAQPTEYLSWDAAAFYNVYDNLINSTFTTFPTAATYASTGNGHGYGLELTGKLQMAPNWKISGNYSFLRLDVDTEPLASLSGTRSEQGSPRNQALLWSSWDLAEDWELDVITRYVDSLPALDVDSNVALDLRVGWRPNDVLECAVVAQNLLDSTHREFIGQQGTTLPTERRRGVYGSIQWRW; this is encoded by the coding sequence ATGCTTTCAACAACCCCAAGCCTGCGCGCGCTGGTTCTGTCGCTGATCGTGGCGATGGCCTCGTCCGCGTCCGGGCAGTCTCCACCCGACCCGTCCGACATCGGCGGCGCCGCCCCGTCGGCGGACTCGTCCGACGACCTGCTGAACCTCGACCTCGAGCAGCTCTCCAACACCAGCGTGAGCGTGGCGGTCGAGTCGTTCGACGAGACCGTCACTTCCGTGACGCGTCAGGAGAGCACGGTCGGCATGTCGCCGGCGGCGGTGTACGTCATTACCAACGACATGATCCGCCGCAGCGGCGTCCGCAGCATCCCTGAGGCTCTGCGACTGGTGCCGGGGGTAAACGTCGCAAAGATCGACTCCAACAAGTGGGCGATATCGATCCGCGGCTTCAATGACCAGTACACCAACAAACTGCTCGTGCAGATCGACGGCCGCAGCGTCTACTCTCCCTTGTTCGGTGGCGTCTACTGGGACGTGCAAGACCTGCTGCTGGAGGACGTCGAGCGGATCGAAGTCGTCCGCGGGCCGGGCGCCACGGTGTGGGGGTCGAACGCCGTGAACGGGGTGATCAACGTCATCACGAAGCAGGCCGCCGACACCACGGGCGCGTACGCGATCGCCGGCGGCGGAACGTACGAGGAAGGGTTCGCCGGCGCAAGGCTTGGCGGCGTTACCGCCGACGGCGATCTGCACTGGCGTGCATGGGGCAAATGGTTCGAACGCGACTACGGCTACCGGCCGGACGTTTTTGTGAATGACGAGTGGAGCCAGGGACGCGGCGGGTTCCGCATGGACTGGACCCCCACCCGCTCCGACACCTTCACCTTCCAGGGAGACTACTACGAGCAGGTCTACTCCGACGCCATCGCGTTTGGGCCCACCGTTGTGCCGAACCGCGACTCCACCACCTCGGGCGGCAACCTGCTCGCGAGGTGGAGCCGCCAAACCAGTGACGACAGTGGCTGGTCGGTCCAGTTCTACTGGGACCGCACGAATCGCCTGGACCTCTACGCCCATCAGCAGATCGACACGCTCGACTTCGACTTCCAGCACAACTACCGGTGGGGCGATTGGCAGTCGATGGTCTGGGGGGTTGGCTATCGCGAGATCTCCGACAAGCTGCTGTCTCCTCCTGGTAGCACCACCAGCTACCAACCGCCAACGCTTTCGTACGGCCTGCCCAGCGCTTTCGCGCAGAATCAAACTGAGCTGGCCGAGGACCGCCTGTTCCTGACGCTCGGCGTCAAGCTGGAGGACAATTACTTCAGCGGGGTTCAGGTGCAGCCGAGCGTCCGACTGCTGCTGGCGATCGACCAGCAGCGGGCGTTGTGGGGCGCCGTGTCGCGGGCGGTGAGGACGCCGACCCGCTCGGAGGACGCGGTCACGGTGAGCCTGCCCTCGCTCGTGTTCACAGGCAACCGCGACCTTAAGGCAGAAGACCTGATGGCCTACGAGCTTGGCTACCGGGCCCAGCCAACCGAGTACCTCTCGTGGGATGCCGCCGCGTTCTACAACGTCTACGACAACCTCATCAACAGCACTTTCACCACCTTCCCTACCGCCGCAACCTACGCCAGCACCGGCAACGGCCATGGCTACGGGCTGGAGCTAACCGGCAAGCTCCAAATGGCGCCGAACTGGAAGATCTCTGGCAACTACTCGTTCCTGCGGCTGGACGTCGACACCGAGCCGCTCGCCTCCCTGTCCGGCACGAGGTCTGAGCAGGGCTCGCCCCGCAATCAGGCGTTGCTCTGGTCGTCGTGGGACCTGGCCGAGGACTGGGAGCTGGACGTCATTACACGCTACGTCGACAGCCTGCCGGCGTTGGACGTCGACAGCAACGTGGCGCTCGATCTGCGGGTTGGCTGGCGGCCGAACGACGTCCTTGAGTGCGCGGTGGTAGCGCAGAACCTGCTAGACTCGACGCACCGCGAGTTTATTGGGCAACAAGGGACGACCCTGCCAACGGAAAGGCGGCGTGGCGTCTACGGCTCGATTCAGTGGAGGTGGTAG